The following are encoded in a window of Phytoactinopolyspora mesophila genomic DNA:
- a CDS encoding TRAP transporter permease, protein MADDRQPGPVPHEGYVSRASAQVPAELPDEIIKEIEKDVAQLEEAGFTEATVKTRAHMQVWWRWAFFILALSLSVFHLYTAIFGQLPSHQQRTFHLAFGLGLTFLLYPAKMEFQKREIRRSWIITGMILAGLLYLVAIGDAGLHAALPAVGIVLLVQAARHAPWALAGMPVADVVLSLLGFFSGLYLFFNSREILSQAGRHDDVHLAVGTIGIMLILVAAQRVIGTPLVAVAVVMLAYAYLGEQMPGFLQHGGYSIDRIVSTQFLGTEGVFGTPIAVSSTFIYLFMIFAAMLQRTGMEKFFTEAAFGATGWMTGGTAKVGVMTSAFSGTITGSSVANTVGNGAFTIPMMKKSGYKGEYAGAVEAASSTGGQLAPPIMGAAAFIMIDITGQPYSEIMKAAIIPAILFFVAQYVIIHYDSKRLGIGGLPRDQLPNVRKLILRKGYLLIPIIVIFVVLLQGQTPMRAATTAIVVAIGINVLAQLIMLAFRRWRAMEDKLSPLTFLDGLVDAARLALPIIVACAAAGLIAGVITLTGVGLQLGRELVNLAGGYLLPTAVLAMVACLILGIGVPTTANYVITATLAAPAIMIAGGFGPEQILIAHMFVYYFGVLADITPPVCLASYAASGIARSNPMRTGVQSARIALGGFVVPYMFLLSPELLLQDATWVTGILAFLSALFGILCLGVAVVGYVDRKINPALRVCLAASGLLLLHGSIAADAIGLAGGLAIFFWQWWTGPHARRRQAAMTA, encoded by the coding sequence ATGGCTGACGACAGACAGCCCGGGCCGGTTCCCCATGAGGGATACGTGAGCCGAGCTTCGGCGCAGGTTCCCGCTGAGCTGCCCGACGAGATCATCAAGGAGATCGAGAAGGATGTAGCTCAGCTCGAGGAAGCCGGCTTCACCGAGGCGACGGTCAAGACGCGTGCGCATATGCAGGTGTGGTGGCGGTGGGCGTTCTTCATCCTGGCGCTGTCGCTGAGTGTCTTCCATCTGTATACGGCCATCTTCGGGCAGCTACCGAGCCACCAGCAGCGGACATTCCATCTGGCGTTCGGTCTGGGACTGACGTTTCTGCTGTACCCGGCCAAGATGGAGTTTCAGAAGCGAGAGATCCGCCGCAGCTGGATTATCACCGGAATGATCCTGGCAGGTCTGCTGTACCTCGTTGCCATAGGCGACGCGGGCCTGCACGCGGCGTTGCCGGCGGTCGGCATAGTACTGCTTGTCCAGGCCGCCAGACACGCCCCGTGGGCGCTGGCCGGTATGCCCGTGGCTGACGTCGTGCTTTCGCTCCTCGGGTTCTTCAGCGGGCTGTATCTGTTCTTCAACTCCAGGGAGATTCTCAGCCAGGCGGGCCGACATGATGACGTCCATCTCGCCGTTGGCACGATCGGCATCATGCTGATCCTGGTGGCCGCCCAGCGCGTCATCGGTACACCGCTGGTGGCGGTGGCGGTGGTCATGCTGGCTTATGCCTATCTGGGTGAGCAGATGCCGGGTTTCCTGCAGCACGGCGGCTACTCGATCGACCGGATTGTCTCCACGCAGTTCCTCGGCACCGAAGGGGTCTTCGGGACACCGATCGCGGTATCGTCCACATTCATTTATCTGTTCATGATTTTTGCCGCGATGCTGCAGCGCACCGGCATGGAGAAGTTCTTCACCGAGGCGGCTTTCGGCGCCACCGGATGGATGACCGGTGGGACAGCCAAAGTCGGGGTTATGACCAGCGCATTCTCCGGGACCATCACCGGGAGCTCGGTCGCCAACACGGTGGGCAACGGCGCTTTCACTATTCCGATGATGAAGAAGTCGGGATACAAGGGCGAGTATGCCGGCGCGGTCGAGGCGGCGTCGTCCACCGGTGGCCAGCTCGCGCCTCCGATCATGGGCGCGGCGGCGTTCATCATGATCGACATCACCGGGCAGCCGTACTCGGAGATCATGAAGGCCGCGATCATCCCGGCCATCCTCTTCTTCGTCGCGCAGTACGTGATCATTCACTACGACTCGAAGCGTCTGGGGATCGGCGGCCTCCCGCGTGACCAGCTGCCTAACGTGCGAAAGCTGATCCTTCGTAAGGGATACTTGCTGATCCCGATCATCGTGATCTTCGTTGTCCTGCTTCAGGGGCAGACGCCGATGCGGGCGGCCACGACGGCGATCGTCGTCGCGATCGGGATCAACGTGCTCGCGCAGCTCATCATGTTGGCCTTCCGGCGATGGCGGGCGATGGAGGACAAGCTCTCGCCGTTGACGTTCCTGGACGGACTGGTCGACGCCGCCCGGCTGGCGCTGCCGATCATCGTGGCGTGTGCCGCCGCGGGGCTCATCGCCGGCGTCATCACGTTGACGGGCGTTGGGCTGCAGCTGGGCCGTGAGCTGGTGAACCTCGCCGGAGGCTACCTGCTGCCGACGGCGGTACTGGCGATGGTCGCCTGTCTCATCCTGGGGATCGGGGTGCCGACCACGGCGAACTACGTGATCACCGCCACCCTGGCCGCACCGGCCATCATGATCGCGGGAGGGTTCGGTCCCGAACAGATCCTCATCGCTCACATGTTCGTCTACTACTTCGGTGTGTTGGCCGACATCACGCCGCCTGTCTGTCTCGCTTCATATGCTGCATCGGGTATTGCTCGTAGCAATCCGATGCGCACGGGTGTGCAATCGGCGCGTATCGCACTCGGTGGTTTTGTGGTGCCCTACATGTTCCTGCTGTCGCCGGAGTTGTTGCTGCAGGACGCGACCTGGGTCACCGGGATACTCGCCTTCCTCAGCGCACTGTTCGGGATCCTGTGCCTCGGGGTGGCCGTCGTAGGGTACGTCGATCGCAAGATCAACCCTGCTTTGCGGGTGTGCTTGGCGGCTTCCGGGCTATTGCTGCTGCACGGTTCGATCGCCGCTGATGCCATCGGTCTGGCCGGCGGGCTGGCGATCTTCTTCTGGCAGTGGTGGACCGGACCCCATGCTCGGCGGCGGCAGGCCGCGATGACAGCGTAG
- a CDS encoding TAXI family TRAP transporter solute-binding subunit yields the protein MNMTRAERTKAGRIAALLAAPALFLAACGDGTESLTIATGSTGGTYFPLGGAIAGVWNDNVEDVRVSTQSSGASDENLALLHDEEVDLIMAVNGRAALAHAGADPFDGEDHDITFIGNVYREVNQIVARADAGIETVEDLDGMRVAIGPPGSGTEAFARDLMERAGIQVEEFQDTFGDAADRLRDGSIDATFGILALPAGSLEEVATAIDLTLVSLEGELLEQTLTDDPSLTEVPYEPGTYTNIDEPATLVTNWATLYARSDLDDDTAYELTRVMYQETEAIIAAHATAEEIDIETALDGRGDIPLHPGAERYYEEVGALD from the coding sequence ATGAACATGACAAGGGCGGAGCGCACTAAAGCGGGACGGATTGCCGCGTTGCTGGCGGCTCCCGCGTTATTCCTGGCGGCGTGTGGGGACGGTACGGAGTCCCTCACCATCGCTACGGGTTCCACCGGCGGCACGTACTTCCCGCTTGGTGGTGCTATCGCCGGCGTGTGGAACGACAACGTCGAAGACGTGCGGGTGAGTACCCAATCCAGTGGTGCATCGGACGAGAACCTCGCGCTCCTGCACGACGAAGAGGTCGACCTGATCATGGCGGTGAACGGACGGGCCGCGCTCGCCCATGCCGGCGCTGATCCGTTCGACGGCGAAGATCACGACATCACCTTCATCGGCAACGTCTACCGGGAGGTCAACCAGATCGTCGCGCGTGCCGATGCCGGTATCGAGACGGTTGAGGACCTGGACGGCATGCGCGTGGCGATCGGCCCGCCTGGCAGCGGGACAGAAGCGTTCGCTCGTGACCTCATGGAGCGGGCCGGCATTCAGGTCGAGGAGTTCCAGGACACCTTCGGTGACGCCGCCGACCGGCTCCGAGACGGTTCCATCGACGCGACGTTCGGCATCCTGGCGCTGCCGGCCGGTAGCCTCGAGGAGGTCGCGACGGCCATCGACCTGACTCTGGTCTCGCTCGAAGGTGAGCTGCTGGAGCAGACGCTGACCGATGATCCATCATTGACCGAGGTCCCGTACGAGCCCGGCACCTACACCAACATTGACGAGCCGGCCACACTGGTGACCAACTGGGCGACGCTCTATGCCCGGTCGGATCTCGACGACGACACCGCCTACGAGCTCACCAGGGTGATGTACCAGGAGACCGAGGCGATTATCGCCGCGCACGCCACGGCGGAAGAGATCGACATCGAGACCGCGCTGGACGGCCGTGGTGACATTCCGCTGCATCCGGGCGCCGAGCGGTACTACGAAGAGGTCGGCGCGTTGGACTGA
- a CDS encoding DUF1850 domain-containing protein has translation MSRTASNRVVRLESEAAPPSRQRRARYVVGTLLVALLLSLAGAGWMRLAGSGELRLEIYDHGAETVAFSRPVAPGEGFDLEHTHSVTKRLVVESFSIDEAPQILLDELWFDEFGPNLPAGAEESGDRTTTFLHEDGAYRVLHHGFPIGTVPVRVGSEAVDHVLVFSDGDRVRLLDVARAGEYVELAVHER, from the coding sequence GTGAGCAGGACTGCTTCGAACCGGGTGGTGCGGCTGGAATCCGAAGCCGCACCACCTTCGCGGCAGCGTCGGGCCAGATATGTCGTGGGCACGTTGCTGGTCGCCCTTCTGCTGTCGCTGGCGGGCGCCGGGTGGATGCGGCTGGCCGGTTCCGGCGAGCTCCGGCTTGAGATCTACGACCACGGTGCGGAAACGGTGGCCTTCAGTCGGCCCGTCGCGCCTGGTGAGGGGTTCGACTTGGAACACACTCATTCAGTGACCAAGAGGCTGGTGGTCGAGTCGTTCTCGATCGATGAGGCCCCACAGATCCTGCTCGACGAGCTTTGGTTCGACGAGTTCGGTCCCAACCTTCCCGCGGGCGCGGAAGAGAGCGGTGATCGGACGACGACGTTCCTTCACGAAGACGGCGCGTATCGTGTCCTGCATCACGGTTTCCCGATCGGCACGGTCCCGGTCCGGGTCGGCAGCGAGGCGGTTGATCACGTGCTGGTTTTCTCCGACGGTGACCGGGTGCGGTTGCTGGATGTCGCCCGCGCGGGCGAGTATGTCGAACTCGCTGTTCACGAACGATAG
- the rny gene encoding ribonuclease Y, with amino-acid sequence METGTAILIVGIVAVVAATVVAFFLVRRASQRSADEQQAAISAEQEAAQAQAAGITEAAQNEATEILQRARAEAEQFEQHADETNAQIREKRLDLEQREARLGQREARLHIENRALEGREYELSRQEAAIAAKFVELEELENARQAELARVAGLSADEAKNELVEVIENQAKREAAIRAREIEREANEDAKKRAREIITLAIQRLASEQTAEAVVSVLNLPGDEMKGRIIGREGRNIRAFEQITGVNVIIDDTPEAVLLSCFDPVRREIARLTLEQLVLDGRIHPHRIEEQYHRSKAEVENLCVRAGEDALVEVGVADVHPDLVVLLGRLRYRTSYGQNVLQHLLESAHLAGVMAAELGLDVALAKRCALLHDIGKALTHEVDGSHALIGAEIARRYGESEDVVHAIEAHHNEVEVRTVEAVLTQAADAISGSRPGARRESLEAYVKRLERLEEIAMSQEGVEKVFAMQAGREVRVMVLPDVVDDLQAQVLARDIAKQVEEELTYPGQIRITVVRESRSTEFAR; translated from the coding sequence ATGGAGACTGGTACTGCGATCCTCATCGTCGGCATTGTCGCGGTTGTCGCCGCTACAGTTGTTGCCTTCTTCCTTGTTCGTCGCGCCAGTCAGCGTTCCGCTGACGAGCAGCAGGCAGCTATTTCTGCCGAACAAGAAGCAGCGCAGGCTCAAGCCGCCGGTATCACCGAGGCGGCACAGAATGAAGCCACCGAGATTCTTCAGCGTGCGCGTGCCGAGGCAGAACAATTCGAGCAGCACGCAGACGAAACGAATGCGCAGATTCGGGAAAAACGGCTCGATCTAGAACAGCGAGAGGCGCGGCTCGGCCAACGCGAAGCTCGGCTTCATATTGAGAACCGTGCCCTGGAGGGCCGCGAGTACGAGCTATCTCGCCAAGAGGCGGCTATCGCGGCCAAATTCGTCGAACTCGAAGAACTCGAGAATGCTCGGCAGGCCGAGTTGGCACGAGTCGCCGGCCTGAGCGCCGACGAGGCGAAGAACGAACTCGTCGAAGTGATAGAGAACCAGGCCAAGCGAGAAGCGGCCATCAGAGCGCGGGAAATCGAACGCGAGGCGAACGAGGACGCCAAGAAGCGCGCGCGGGAAATCATCACACTGGCCATTCAGCGCCTTGCGTCGGAGCAAACGGCCGAAGCCGTGGTGTCGGTGCTGAATCTGCCCGGCGATGAGATGAAAGGGCGCATCATCGGCCGCGAAGGCCGCAACATCAGGGCTTTCGAGCAAATCACCGGCGTGAACGTCATCATCGACGACACCCCGGAGGCGGTGCTTCTCTCGTGCTTCGATCCGGTGCGCCGTGAGATCGCGCGGTTGACACTGGAACAGCTCGTCCTCGACGGCCGGATTCACCCGCACCGAATCGAGGAGCAGTACCACCGCAGTAAGGCCGAGGTCGAGAACCTTTGTGTGCGCGCCGGCGAAGACGCCTTGGTCGAGGTCGGTGTTGCCGACGTGCACCCCGATCTGGTCGTGTTGCTCGGCCGGTTGCGGTATCGCACGTCGTACGGTCAGAACGTGCTTCAGCATCTGCTGGAGTCCGCGCATCTGGCCGGGGTGATGGCCGCGGAGCTCGGTCTCGACGTCGCGCTGGCCAAGCGTTGTGCGCTCCTGCACGACATCGGCAAGGCACTCACTCATGAGGTTGACGGCAGCCACGCTCTGATCGGGGCCGAGATCGCGCGTCGCTACGGCGAGAGCGAAGACGTCGTGCACGCCATCGAGGCGCACCACAACGAGGTCGAGGTCCGCACCGTGGAGGCCGTTCTGACGCAGGCGGCCGATGCGATCTCCGGCAGTCGTCCGGGAGCCCGGCGGGAGTCCCTCGAGGCCTATGTGAAGCGGCTCGAGCGGCTGGAAGAGATCGCGATGTCGCAGGAGGGCGTCGAGAAGGTCTTCGCCATGCAGGCCGGGCGAGAAGTCCGGGTCATGGTGCTGCCCGACGTCGTGGACGACCTCCAGGCGCAGGTGCTGGCGCGGGATATCGCCAAACAGGTCGAGGAGGAACTCACCTACCCGGGTCAGATCCGGATCACGGTGGTTCGGGAATCTCGCTCCACGGAGTTCGCTCGCTAG
- the miaB gene encoding tRNA (N6-isopentenyl adenosine(37)-C2)-methylthiotransferase MiaB gives MSERTYHVRTFGCQMNVHDSERLAGLLDDAGLTKADDVRRADVVVLNTCAVRENADNKLYGNLGHLASVKAGREGMQIAVGGCLAQKDRDEIVRRAPWVDVVFGTHNVGSLPALLERARIEQEAQVEIVEALEVFPSSLPSRRESPYSAWVAVSVGCNNTCTFCIVPALRGREKDRRPGDVLAEVEALVSDGVIEVTLLGQNVNAYGVEFGDRYAFGKLLRAVGAVDGLERVRFTSPHPRDFTDDVIAAMAETPTVMPQLHMPLQSGSDRILRAMRRSYRQQRYLDIVGRVREAMPHAAITTDIIVGFPGETDADFEQTLHVVREARFASAFTFQYSKRPGTPAAEMEEQVPPDVVKERYQRLAALVDEVAWSEAGGLVGAEVEVLVADGEGRKDEKYQRLSGRARDNRLVHFAVPANTPLPRPGDIVTVEVTRAAPHHLVADSALAGGRYEVRPTRAGDAYERATRASQADDGQGRVLLGMPALGAPPPEPVAAPGCAAP, from the coding sequence ATGAGCGAGCGTACTTACCATGTCCGCACCTTCGGGTGCCAGATGAACGTCCACGACTCCGAGCGGCTGGCCGGGTTGCTTGACGATGCCGGTTTGACCAAGGCCGACGACGTCCGGCGGGCGGACGTCGTCGTGCTCAACACCTGTGCCGTCCGGGAGAACGCGGACAACAAGCTCTACGGCAACCTCGGCCACCTGGCCTCGGTGAAGGCCGGCCGGGAGGGTATGCAGATCGCCGTGGGCGGTTGTCTGGCGCAGAAAGACCGGGACGAGATCGTCCGACGCGCGCCGTGGGTCGATGTCGTCTTCGGGACCCACAACGTCGGTTCACTACCGGCGCTGCTGGAGCGTGCGCGGATAGAGCAGGAGGCGCAGGTCGAGATCGTCGAGGCGCTGGAGGTCTTTCCGTCCTCGCTACCTTCGCGACGGGAGAGTCCGTACTCTGCCTGGGTAGCCGTCAGCGTAGGGTGCAACAACACCTGTACCTTCTGCATCGTGCCCGCGTTGCGCGGACGCGAGAAGGACCGCCGCCCGGGCGACGTTCTCGCCGAGGTCGAGGCGCTCGTGTCCGACGGCGTCATCGAGGTCACGCTGTTAGGGCAGAACGTCAACGCGTACGGTGTCGAGTTCGGCGACCGTTACGCGTTCGGCAAGCTGCTCAGAGCCGTGGGCGCCGTCGACGGCCTGGAACGGGTGCGGTTCACCAGCCCGCATCCGCGTGACTTCACCGACGACGTCATCGCCGCCATGGCGGAGACACCCACGGTGATGCCGCAACTGCACATGCCACTGCAGTCCGGCTCAGACCGGATCCTGCGGGCAATGCGCAGGTCGTATCGGCAGCAGCGTTACCTGGACATTGTGGGCCGGGTCCGGGAAGCGATGCCACACGCGGCCATCACTACCGACATCATCGTTGGTTTCCCAGGTGAGACGGACGCGGACTTCGAACAGACGCTGCACGTGGTGCGCGAGGCCCGGTTCGCCTCGGCTTTCACGTTCCAGTACTCCAAGCGGCCGGGGACTCCTGCCGCCGAGATGGAGGAGCAGGTGCCGCCAGACGTCGTCAAAGAGCGGTATCAGCGGTTGGCCGCTCTGGTCGACGAGGTCGCGTGGAGCGAGGCCGGCGGGCTGGTCGGAGCAGAGGTCGAGGTCCTGGTGGCCGACGGCGAAGGCCGCAAGGATGAGAAGTACCAGCGGCTCTCAGGCCGGGCGCGGGACAACCGTCTCGTGCACTTCGCCGTGCCCGCCAACACGCCGTTGCCCCGGCCGGGCGACATCGTGACCGTCGAGGTCACGCGTGCTGCGCCGCACCACCTGGTCGCTGACTCGGCACTCGCCGGAGGGCGGTACGAGGTTCGCCCCACCCGGGCTGGTGACGCCTATGAGCGAGCCACGCGTGCCTCGCAGGCTGACGACGGCCAGGGGCGGGTGCTGCTGGGCATGCCGGCTCTGGGCGCTCCGCCGCCGGAACCGGTGGCCGCGCCCGGCTGCGCAGCACCTTAG
- a CDS encoding regulatory protein RecX, whose protein sequence is MSNGEHGFSDTAENPESQLDEGSELADPESVARSVALRRLAAAPQTRAQLDQAMKKKGVPEDVRDRVLDRFSEVKLVDDAAFAAAWVESRHTGRGLARRALSHELRQRGVSPGVVEQAVEAVPAEQEEQMARDLVVKRLAGTRRLDPAARSRRLISMLGRKGYPAGLAYRVVREMLESEGVDESSMPPEPLEE, encoded by the coding sequence ATGAGTAACGGCGAACACGGGTTCTCAGACACTGCTGAGAACCCGGAAAGCCAGTTGGACGAAGGGTCTGAGCTCGCTGACCCGGAGAGCGTGGCTCGGTCTGTCGCGCTGCGCCGCTTGGCAGCAGCGCCGCAGACACGTGCCCAGCTTGATCAGGCGATGAAGAAAAAGGGCGTGCCCGAAGATGTGCGAGACCGGGTGTTGGATCGATTCAGCGAGGTCAAGCTGGTCGACGACGCCGCGTTTGCCGCCGCATGGGTAGAGTCCCGCCATACCGGGCGCGGGCTGGCCAGGCGAGCCTTGAGTCACGAGCTGCGTCAGCGGGGGGTATCGCCGGGGGTGGTGGAGCAAGCCGTCGAGGCAGTGCCTGCCGAGCAGGAAGAGCAAATGGCCAGAGATCTTGTCGTCAAACGATTGGCCGGCACCCGGAGGCTCGATCCCGCGGCTCGCAGTAGGAGGTTGATCAGCATGTTGGGGCGGAAGGGTTACCCGGCGGGTCTGGCCTATCGCGTGGTGCGCGAAATGCTCGAATCCGAGGGCGTGGACGAGTCCAGCATGCCGCCGGAACCACTTGAAGAATGA